In Rhizobium indicum, the following proteins share a genomic window:
- a CDS encoding RidA family protein — protein MIQRYQKGSRMSQAVSYGGLVYIAGQVAENRKAGIEDQTRDVLGKIDALLKEAGIDRSRLIAVNVFLPAIVDFEAMNSVYDSWIDIENPPARACTEARLADPDLRVEMTAIAAL, from the coding sequence ATGATCCAGCGTTATCAGAAAGGTTCGCGTATGAGCCAAGCCGTCAGCTACGGCGGCCTCGTCTATATTGCCGGCCAGGTCGCGGAAAATCGCAAGGCGGGCATCGAGGATCAGACCCGCGACGTGCTCGGCAAGATCGACGCCCTTTTAAAAGAAGCCGGTATCGATCGCTCGCGCCTCATCGCCGTCAATGTCTTCCTGCCGGCGATCGTTGATTTCGAGGCGATGAACAGCGTCTATGACAGCTGGATCGACATCGAAAACCCGCCGGCCCGCGCCTGCACCGAAGCTCGTCTTGCCGATCCCGATCTGCGTGTCGAAATGACCGCGATCGCCGCCCTTTGA
- a CDS encoding bifunctional 5-dehydro-2-deoxygluconokinase/5-dehydro-2-deoxyphosphogluconate aldolase: protein MTKTLDVITIGRAGVDLYGAQVGGRLEDMGSFEKYIGGSPTNIACGTARLGLKSALISRVGDEHMGRFIREELARHGVNGKGVVTDPERLTALVILGIRDEERFPLIFYRENCADMALCENDIDEAFVSSARSVLVTGTHLSHPRTKAAVLKALGFARKHGAKTALDIDYRPNLWGVAGHGEGESRYVASGQVTEKLQTTLHLFDLIVGTEEEFHIAGGTTDTVAALRAVRAVTAATLVCKRGAKGAVAFEDAIPDNLDEGISGEGFPVEVFNVLGAGDGFFAGLLKGWLDGEDWPTALRYANACGAFAVSRHGCTPAYPSLQELNFFLERGMARHDLRNDAELEQIHWSTNRHGDWSEMRVFAFDHRMQLESMAGYTPSKGGAFKELCLEAALKVQNGRSGYGILCDDRIGRRALHAASGSGLWIGRPCEWPGSRPLSLEPSLGPDCGGLSEWARENVVKVLCFCHPDDDDATWARQLAEVRRLYVASRRNRLEFLLEVIPSKVASVTTDTTATLIRSFYAEGIYPDWWKLEPLDEPEAWTQVCAAIEDNDRHTRGIVVLGLDAPEDVLKASFEVAARFPLVRGFAVGRTIFGSVARGWFEGSINDEEAVEEMAKRYSRLCTVWDGARARVQEAAE from the coding sequence ATGACCAAGACATTGGACGTGATCACGATCGGGCGCGCCGGCGTCGACCTCTATGGGGCGCAGGTCGGAGGACGGCTGGAGGATATGGGATCCTTCGAAAAATATATCGGCGGCAGTCCGACCAACATTGCCTGCGGCACGGCGCGACTGGGCCTCAAGTCGGCACTGATCTCCCGGGTGGGCGATGAGCATATGGGCCGGTTCATCCGCGAGGAGCTTGCCCGGCATGGTGTCAACGGCAAGGGCGTCGTGACGGATCCCGAGCGGCTGACGGCACTCGTCATTCTCGGGATCCGGGACGAAGAACGTTTCCCGTTGATATTCTACCGGGAAAATTGCGCCGACATGGCGCTTTGCGAGAATGATATCGACGAAGCTTTCGTTTCCAGCGCCCGTTCGGTGCTGGTGACGGGAACACACCTCTCCCATCCGCGCACGAAGGCGGCCGTGCTCAAGGCGCTCGGCTTTGCGCGCAAGCATGGCGCCAAGACGGCTCTCGACATCGACTATCGTCCAAACCTTTGGGGAGTGGCCGGCCATGGCGAAGGGGAAAGCCGCTATGTGGCAAGCGGACAGGTAACCGAAAAGCTCCAGACGACGCTTCATCTGTTCGATTTGATCGTCGGGACAGAGGAAGAATTCCACATCGCCGGCGGGACGACCGATACCGTGGCGGCACTGCGGGCCGTGCGCGCCGTGACTGCGGCGACGCTGGTCTGTAAACGCGGCGCCAAGGGGGCGGTCGCATTCGAAGATGCGATACCGGACAATCTGGACGAGGGCATTTCGGGTGAGGGGTTCCCGGTCGAAGTCTTCAACGTTCTCGGCGCCGGAGACGGCTTTTTCGCCGGGCTGCTGAAAGGCTGGCTTGATGGCGAGGATTGGCCGACCGCACTCAGATACGCCAATGCCTGTGGCGCTTTTGCAGTCTCTCGTCATGGCTGCACGCCGGCATATCCGTCACTGCAGGAACTGAATTTCTTCCTCGAGCGCGGCATGGCGCGTCACGACCTGCGCAATGATGCCGAACTGGAGCAGATACACTGGTCGACCAACCGGCATGGCGACTGGTCTGAGATGCGAGTCTTCGCCTTCGATCACCGGATGCAGCTCGAAAGCATGGCGGGCTACACGCCGTCGAAGGGCGGCGCTTTCAAGGAACTTTGCCTTGAAGCGGCACTCAAGGTGCAGAACGGGCGTTCCGGTTACGGAATCCTCTGCGACGACCGGATCGGCCGACGCGCACTCCACGCTGCCTCCGGGAGCGGCCTTTGGATCGGCAGACCCTGCGAATGGCCGGGGTCTCGGCCGCTTAGCCTGGAGCCGTCACTCGGTCCCGATTGCGGGGGACTTTCGGAATGGGCGCGCGAGAACGTCGTCAAGGTGCTCTGCTTCTGCCACCCCGATGACGACGATGCGACCTGGGCCCGGCAGCTGGCGGAAGTGCGGCGGCTTTACGTGGCCTCGCGCCGCAACAGGCTGGAATTCCTGCTCGAGGTCATCCCCTCCAAGGTCGCAAGCGTCACCACGGATACGACCGCGACGCTGATCCGCAGCTTCTACGCCGAAGGCATCTATCCTGACTGGTGGAAGCTCGAGCCGCTGGACGAGCCCGAAGCTTGGACGCAGGTCTGTGCCGCCATCGAGGACAACGATCGTCATACAAGAGGGATCGTCGTCCTCGGCCTGGATGCGCCGGAGGACGTGCTGAAGGCGAGCTTCGAAGTTGCCGCGCGCTTCCCGCTCGTCAGGGGATTTGCCGTCGGCCGTACAATCTTCGGCTCGGTCGCCCGCGGCTGGTTCGAGGGCTCGATCAATGACGAAGAGGCCGTCGAGGAAATGGCGAAACGATACTCCCGGCTTTGCACGGTCTGGGACGGCGCGCGGGCGCGCGTTCAGGAGGCAGCAGAATGA
- a CDS encoding Gfo/Idh/MocA family protein: MINGERSIERPLRWGMVGGGRTGQVGYKHRTGAQRDGTYRLICGAFDLDAERGRDFGTKIGVAADRCYGDYKELIAKEAGREDGVEVVSIATPNFTHYEITKACLEAGLHVICEKPLFFTVAECDEVARLAEEKGLIVGVTYGFTGHPLVHQMAAMVKKGMLGDIRIVDMQYTHGFNAGDDVGAGEALKWRTNPKTAGPTFVLGDIGTHLYHLSEVVLPHMKIEKLLCDRKAFIPTRAPLEDHATVLMHYDNGARGRLWVSSVNAGNMGSQRYRFVGSKASVEWSDSHPDQLIYEVQGEPNRTLHHGMPYLEEESLAYDRMGALHTEGLGDSWANIYLWIAQAIDAKRRGDEAFLKGHHYPGIEAGTEGVRWLENCVRSADAGSAWVEFK; this comes from the coding sequence ATGATCAACGGAGAAAGATCCATCGAGCGCCCCCTGCGCTGGGGCATGGTCGGCGGCGGCCGCACCGGGCAGGTGGGCTACAAGCATAGAACCGGCGCCCAGCGGGACGGCACCTACCGGCTCATCTGCGGAGCCTTCGATCTCGACGCCGAGCGCGGACGCGACTTCGGCACGAAGATCGGCGTCGCTGCGGACAGATGCTATGGCGATTATAAAGAGCTGATCGCCAAGGAGGCCGGGCGCGAGGACGGCGTCGAGGTCGTCTCGATCGCCACGCCGAACTTCACCCATTACGAGATCACCAAGGCGTGCCTCGAAGCCGGTCTTCACGTGATCTGCGAAAAGCCGCTGTTCTTCACCGTCGCCGAATGCGACGAGGTCGCGAGGCTCGCCGAAGAGAAGGGCCTGATCGTCGGTGTCACCTACGGCTTCACCGGCCATCCGCTGGTTCACCAGATGGCGGCGATGGTCAAGAAGGGCATGCTCGGCGATATAAGAATCGTCGACATGCAATATACCCACGGCTTCAACGCGGGCGACGATGTCGGCGCCGGCGAAGCCTTGAAATGGCGCACCAATCCGAAGACGGCCGGCCCGACCTTCGTTCTCGGCGATATCGGCACGCACCTCTACCATCTCTCCGAAGTCGTGCTGCCGCATATGAAGATCGAAAAGCTGCTCTGCGACCGCAAGGCCTTCATTCCGACCCGTGCGCCGCTCGAAGACCATGCGACCGTTCTCATGCATTACGACAACGGCGCCCGCGGCCGTCTTTGGGTGTCCTCGGTGAATGCCGGGAATATGGGTTCGCAGCGCTACCGTTTCGTCGGCTCCAAGGCTTCCGTCGAATGGTCCGATTCCCACCCCGACCAGCTGATTTACGAAGTACAGGGCGAACCGAACCGCACCTTGCATCACGGCATGCCCTACCTCGAAGAGGAAAGCCTCGCCTACGACCGCATGGGCGCACTGCACACCGAAGGCCTGGGCGACAGCTGGGCGAACATCTACCTCTGGATCGCCCAGGCGATCGACGCAAAACGCCGCGGCGACGAGGCATTCCTCAAGGGCCATCATTATCCCGGCATCGAAGCCGGCACCGAAGGTGTGCGCTGGCTGGAAAACTGCGTCCGCTCGGCAGACGCAGGCTCGGCCTGGGTCGAGTTCAAGTGA
- a CDS encoding succinylglutamate desuccinylase/aspartoacylase family protein, whose product MHSGLVNPIDFSRQGRQAGHLAIPYSIDRSPYYQIRIPILRLKNGEGPSLLLMAGNHGDEYEGELQLGRLMRLLDVADIRGAVTILPMANLPAVMAAKRCSPFDGGNLNRAFPGDPTGSPTARLAHFLEQELFPRHDVVLDLHSGGTSMAHLPCTLIERQADTVRFERSVSLMRAMGAAHAFIADNGPTAPTSMGAAARAGTVGLSGEFGGGGTVTPETMAFTAAAIDRLLVTLGIVERPVLSRMPLTEPGPLQLLSLSRHSQGIYANNRGWFEPAVALGATVAAGELAGWYHDLERLEQPEEELRFAESGIVISHRLHCDSQAGDCLIQVAEPIAS is encoded by the coding sequence ATGCATAGCGGTCTCGTCAATCCGATCGACTTTTCGCGCCAGGGCCGGCAGGCCGGCCACCTCGCCATTCCCTATTCGATAGACCGGTCGCCCTATTATCAGATCCGCATTCCGATCCTTCGCCTGAAAAATGGCGAGGGGCCGTCTTTGCTGCTGATGGCCGGCAACCATGGCGACGAATATGAAGGCGAACTCCAGCTCGGCCGGCTGATGCGGCTGCTTGATGTCGCCGACATCCGCGGCGCCGTCACCATCCTGCCGATGGCGAACCTGCCGGCGGTGATGGCGGCCAAGCGCTGCTCGCCCTTCGACGGCGGCAATCTCAATCGGGCGTTTCCGGGCGATCCCACCGGCTCGCCAACGGCTCGCCTCGCGCACTTCCTCGAACAGGAGCTCTTTCCTCGCCATGACGTCGTGCTCGACCTGCATTCGGGCGGCACCTCCATGGCCCACCTGCCCTGCACGCTGATCGAGCGGCAGGCCGATACCGTCCGCTTCGAACGGTCCGTTTCGCTGATGCGCGCCATGGGGGCGGCGCATGCCTTCATCGCCGACAACGGGCCGACGGCGCCGACATCGATGGGGGCTGCGGCAAGGGCCGGGACCGTCGGTCTTTCCGGCGAGTTCGGCGGCGGCGGCACCGTAACGCCTGAGACAATGGCCTTCACGGCGGCGGCAATCGACCGGCTGCTCGTCACACTCGGCATCGTTGAGCGTCCGGTCCTGTCGCGCATGCCGCTCACCGAGCCCGGGCCGTTGCAGCTGCTTTCGCTATCCCGCCACAGCCAGGGCATCTATGCGAACAATAGAGGCTGGTTCGAGCCGGCCGTGGCACTCGGCGCCACTGTTGCCGCCGGTGAGCTTGCCGGATGGTATCATGATCTGGAACGCCTGGAGCAGCCGGAGGAAGAGCTGCGCTTTGCCGAGAGCGGTATTGTCATTTCCCACAGGCTGCACTGCGACAGCCAGGCCGGCGACTGCCTGATCCAGGTCGCCGAACCCATCGCATCCTGA
- a CDS encoding ABC transporter permease: protein MNIIRSAFRNPPLLTFLLVALVWIVASGSLRGFGAYGHLRYLLELAAVIGIAAAGQTLVILMGGIDLSVGAVITVTAILLPLISPAWDPTGLAGIAAALAIATGIGLMNGAGAAYLRVPPIIMTLAMATFLQGLLVIVAGGSAVTVSNPAVILLGQARPLGIPSGIILWLVVSIVVLLLVHRMPIGARFLALGANPLAARLSGVSVTRNTLIVHTLAGFFAGLAGILVLGMNRQGYVGIGDPYLLTSIAAVVLGGTSILGGRGTYAGTIPGAILLVTTTALITVVNASPGWRSIMFGTLILALLLVSGREARR, encoded by the coding sequence ATGAACATCATCAGATCCGCGTTCCGCAATCCGCCGCTGCTGACCTTCCTTCTGGTCGCGCTCGTTTGGATCGTCGCAAGCGGCTCGCTGCGTGGTTTCGGCGCCTATGGCCACCTGCGTTATCTGCTCGAACTCGCCGCGGTGATCGGTATTGCCGCCGCCGGGCAGACGCTCGTCATCCTGATGGGCGGCATCGATCTTTCCGTCGGCGCGGTCATAACAGTCACGGCGATCCTGCTGCCGCTGATTTCGCCCGCCTGGGACCCGACTGGCCTCGCCGGCATCGCGGCGGCCCTTGCCATCGCCACCGGCATCGGCCTGATGAACGGCGCCGGTGCTGCCTATCTTCGCGTGCCGCCGATCATCATGACGCTTGCCATGGCGACCTTCCTGCAGGGCCTGCTCGTCATCGTCGCCGGCGGCAGCGCAGTCACCGTCAGCAACCCGGCGGTGATTCTGCTCGGGCAGGCGCGGCCGCTCGGCATTCCCTCGGGCATCATTCTGTGGCTCGTCGTCTCGATCGTCGTCCTGCTGCTCGTCCACCGCATGCCGATCGGCGCGCGTTTCCTGGCGCTTGGGGCAAACCCGCTGGCGGCCCGGCTTTCCGGCGTCAGCGTCACGCGCAACACGCTGATCGTCCACACTCTGGCGGGCTTTTTCGCAGGGCTTGCGGGCATTCTCGTGCTCGGCATGAACCGGCAAGGTTATGTCGGCATCGGCGACCCCTATCTGCTGACCTCGATCGCCGCCGTCGTGCTCGGCGGCACCTCCATCCTCGGCGGCCGCGGCACCTATGCCGGGACCATCCCCGGGGCAATCCTGCTCGTCACGACGACGGCGCTGATTACTGTCGTCAATGCCTCGCCCGGCTGGCGGTCGATCATGTTCGGCACGCTGATCCTTGCTCTTTTGCTGGTTTCCGGCCGCGAGGCGCGCAGATGA
- a CDS encoding amidohydrolase family protein, which translates to MTERYDGPVIDPHHHLWDLSLQRHPWLQKARASGEEMVFGSLAPILRDYGIDDYRADAARQNVIATVHVEAGWSVAYPLEESRWLDGLDRSSGVAHRYIARVPLDGPDAMRLLEAEAANPNVVGIRDILSWHPDAAKSFAPRPNRMGDPAWRAGLAHATRLGLVFDLMLYPWQMSEALELVRAFPQTLFVLNHGGSPADRTADGMALWRRGLRALGSEPNLRLKISDLVAYDNAWTLESLQPVIEHCLDCFGPARAMFASDFPVAGLRASFDEVYQVFRTVASKLSYDEQRALFFATANDTYRLGIADPAEIRSGCHV; encoded by the coding sequence ATGACGGAGCGCTACGACGGGCCGGTGATCGACCCGCATCACCACCTCTGGGACCTCAGCCTGCAACGCCATCCCTGGCTGCAGAAGGCCCGAGCTTCCGGCGAAGAGATGGTTTTCGGAAGCCTCGCACCGATCCTGCGCGACTATGGCATCGACGATTATCGTGCCGATGCTGCCCGCCAGAACGTGATTGCAACCGTGCATGTGGAAGCCGGCTGGTCCGTTGCCTACCCGCTGGAAGAGAGCCGCTGGCTGGATGGCCTCGACCGCAGCTCCGGTGTGGCGCATCGTTATATCGCGCGCGTGCCCCTCGACGGGCCGGACGCCATGCGCCTGCTCGAGGCGGAGGCGGCGAACCCGAATGTCGTCGGCATCCGTGATATTTTGAGCTGGCATCCGGACGCGGCGAAGAGTTTTGCGCCGCGCCCGAACCGTATGGGCGATCCCGCCTGGCGGGCGGGGCTTGCCCATGCCACGCGGCTCGGATTGGTCTTCGACCTGATGCTCTATCCCTGGCAGATGAGTGAGGCGCTCGAACTGGTGCGCGCTTTTCCGCAAACGCTTTTTGTGCTCAACCACGGCGGCAGCCCGGCCGACCGGACGGCGGACGGCATGGCGCTCTGGCGCCGCGGCCTGCGGGCGCTCGGCAGCGAGCCGAATTTGCGCCTGAAGATTTCCGACCTCGTCGCCTACGACAATGCGTGGACGCTCGAAAGCTTGCAGCCGGTGATCGAGCATTGCCTCGATTGTTTTGGTCCGGCGCGCGCCATGTTCGCGAGCGACTTTCCGGTTGCGGGCCTGCGTGCCTCTTTTGACGAGGTCTACCAGGTTTTCCGCACGGTCGCCTCAAAGCTCTCTTACGACGAGCAGCGTGCTTTGTTCTTTGCCACCGCCAATGACACCTATCGCCTCGGCATCGCCGATCCGGCCGAGATCAGGAGTGGCTGCCATGTCTGA
- a CDS encoding alanine racemase, with the protein MSDLHTTTENMLIDERVRGFPPGNPPLPLDAIGKQGWKPYDGRMALPLISLDRQAFTGNIELMMAYVKSHGADIAPHAKTPMSTALAEALLAAGAWGTTVADIRQAAVLLKAGQRRLILANEIGGVAAARRLAALLAHYPGAELDIFVDSTALVEALRSAWHERADLPPLGLLVEFGAGRAGARGVDAAEAILEAILAVETPAFRLTGIAAYEGAAATADAEETMRRIDALMAVTSDFLPKVRARIGDERPLLVTAGGSVFFDLVIARLSAAVAADPACRLVLRSGAIFFHDHGIYERGLAGLDARGGFRIGGEMVSAAAGFRPALRVWAEVLSRPEPRLAICGMGMRDVAMDQGLPRPLALYRNGVYLADLMGADVFRLNDQHAFVALAEGSDVMVGDVIEYGISHPCTCLDRHAILYGLDPDHSVTTAYLTSFG; encoded by the coding sequence ATGTCTGACCTTCATACCACGACGGAAAACATGCTGATCGACGAGCGGGTGCGCGGCTTTCCGCCGGGCAATCCGCCGCTGCCGCTTGATGCCATCGGCAAGCAGGGATGGAAACCCTATGACGGCAGGATGGCCCTGCCGCTGATCTCTCTCGACCGGCAGGCTTTCACCGGCAATATCGAACTGATGATGGCCTATGTGAAGAGCCACGGCGCCGATATCGCGCCGCACGCCAAGACACCGATGTCGACGGCGCTGGCGGAGGCACTTCTGGCGGCAGGCGCCTGGGGCACGACGGTCGCCGACATCCGCCAGGCCGCTGTCCTGCTCAAGGCGGGACAACGCCGGCTGATCCTCGCCAACGAGATCGGCGGGGTGGCCGCTGCCCGCCGGCTTGCGGCCCTGCTTGCCCATTATCCCGGTGCGGAACTCGATATCTTCGTGGATTCGACGGCGCTGGTCGAGGCTCTTCGTTCCGCATGGCATGAGCGTGCCGATCTACCGCCCCTCGGCCTGCTGGTGGAGTTCGGCGCCGGCCGCGCCGGTGCCCGCGGCGTCGACGCCGCCGAGGCAATTCTGGAGGCGATCCTTGCCGTGGAGACGCCGGCCTTCCGGCTGACCGGCATCGCCGCCTATGAGGGTGCGGCCGCAACCGCCGATGCGGAAGAGACGATGCGTCGCATCGACGCGCTGATGGCGGTGACATCCGATTTCCTGCCGAAGGTGCGCGCCCGCATCGGCGACGAGCGGCCGCTCCTGGTCACGGCCGGCGGCTCGGTGTTTTTCGACCTTGTGATTGCCAGGCTTTCAGCCGCCGTTGCGGCCGATCCCGCCTGCCGGCTGGTGCTGCGCAGCGGCGCGATCTTCTTCCACGATCACGGCATCTACGAGCGCGGCCTTGCCGGCCTCGATGCGCGCGGCGGCTTCCGCATCGGCGGCGAGATGGTTTCGGCGGCCGCAGGTTTCCGTCCGGCGCTGCGGGTCTGGGCTGAGGTCCTCTCCCGGCCGGAGCCGCGGCTGGCGATCTGCGGCATGGGCATGCGCGACGTGGCGATGGACCAAGGCCTGCCGCGGCCGCTGGCGCTCTATCGCAATGGGGTGTATCTCGCCGATCTCATGGGCGCCGACGTCTTTCGCCTCAACGATCAGCACGCCTTCGTGGCCCTTGCCGAGGGCAGCGACGTCATGGTGGGCGACGTTATCGAGTACGGCATCTCGCATCCCTGCACCTGCCTCGACCGGCATGCCATCCTTTACGGCCTCGATCCGGACCATTCGGTGACAACAGCCTATCTGACCAGCTTCGGCTGA
- the iolD gene encoding 3D-(3,5/4)-trihydroxycyclohexane-1,2-dione acylhydrolase (decyclizing) has translation MSTIRLTAAQAMVKWLSVQMTEDGERFIEGVWAIFGHGNVAGIGEALHGIGDALPTWRGQNEQTMAHAAIAYAKTLKRRRAQAVTSSIGPGATNMITACALAHVNRLPVLFIPGDVFANRRPEPVLQQIEDMNDGTVSANDCFRPVSAYFDRIARPEHLLTCLPRALAVMTDPGSCGPVTLAFCQDVQAEHYDYPEAFFEPKAWRIRRPEPDPREVADLADAIRAARKPVIISGGGVIYSQAEAELAAFAEKHHIPFVETQAGKGANSWEHPLNFGSPGVTGSVSANALCAEADLVLGIGTRFQDFTTGSWALFRNPSRRLASINLAGYDATKHSALPCVGDARVTLARLSAALEAYRGPGIDAGSRTDWHQTVERVTAAPEGDGPGNLPTDAQVIGAVQRVATQKSVVMCAAGTMPGALQVLWQSAKGGYHMEYGFSCMGYEVAGAMGIKLARPDKEVICFVGDGSYMMANSELATAVMRRVPFTIVLTDNRGYGCINRLQIECGGAEFNNMYKDCNVDVQPEIDFVAHAASMGAHAEKIGSIAELEAHIVAARERNIPSVLVIDTDAVPGTDAGGHWWDVAVPQVGGPERLEQARARYNENAHNQRAFD, from the coding sequence ATGAGCACGATACGACTGACCGCCGCGCAGGCCATGGTGAAATGGCTCTCGGTCCAGATGACGGAGGATGGCGAGCGCTTCATCGAAGGCGTCTGGGCGATCTTCGGTCACGGCAACGTCGCCGGCATCGGAGAGGCGCTGCATGGGATCGGCGACGCCCTTCCCACATGGCGGGGCCAGAACGAACAGACCATGGCGCATGCGGCGATCGCCTATGCGAAGACACTGAAGCGCCGGCGCGCCCAGGCCGTGACATCGTCGATCGGCCCAGGCGCCACCAATATGATCACGGCCTGCGCACTTGCCCATGTCAACAGATTGCCGGTTCTTTTCATACCCGGCGACGTGTTCGCCAATCGCCGCCCCGAGCCGGTGTTGCAGCAGATCGAGGATATGAACGACGGAACGGTCAGCGCCAATGACTGCTTCCGGCCGGTCTCGGCCTATTTCGACCGGATCGCCCGTCCCGAGCATCTCCTGACTTGCCTGCCCCGCGCCCTGGCCGTCATGACCGATCCTGGTAGCTGCGGCCCCGTTACGCTCGCCTTCTGCCAGGATGTGCAAGCAGAGCACTACGACTACCCGGAAGCCTTTTTCGAACCGAAGGCGTGGCGCATCCGCCGTCCAGAACCGGATCCGCGAGAGGTCGCAGATCTTGCCGATGCCATCCGGGCTGCGCGCAAGCCAGTCATCATTTCCGGTGGCGGCGTCATCTATTCGCAGGCCGAGGCCGAACTCGCCGCATTCGCGGAGAAGCACCATATCCCGTTTGTCGAAACGCAAGCCGGGAAGGGCGCCAACAGCTGGGAGCACCCGCTGAATTTCGGGTCGCCGGGTGTGACCGGATCGGTGTCGGCCAATGCGCTTTGCGCCGAGGCGGACCTCGTACTCGGCATCGGCACGCGCTTCCAGGATTTCACCACAGGCAGCTGGGCTCTATTCCGCAATCCCTCGCGCCGGCTCGCTTCGATCAACCTTGCCGGATATGATGCAACCAAGCATTCGGCATTGCCCTGTGTCGGCGATGCCAGGGTCACGCTGGCGCGCCTGTCCGCCGCGCTCGAGGCGTATCGTGGGCCTGGCATCGACGCCGGGAGCAGGACCGACTGGCACCAAACGGTCGAGCGCGTGACGGCGGCGCCGGAAGGCGACGGGCCTGGAAACCTGCCCACCGACGCGCAGGTCATCGGCGCCGTGCAGCGGGTGGCGACGCAAAAATCCGTGGTCATGTGCGCGGCCGGCACCATGCCGGGCGCATTGCAGGTGCTGTGGCAATCGGCCAAGGGCGGATACCACATGGAATATGGCTTCTCCTGCATGGGATACGAAGTGGCGGGCGCCATGGGCATCAAGCTCGCGCGCCCCGACAAGGAGGTCATCTGCTTCGTCGGCGACGGCTCCTACATGATGGCCAATTCGGAACTCGCAACCGCCGTCATGCGGCGGGTGCCGTTCACCATCGTGTTGACCGACAACCGCGGTTACGGCTGCATCAACCGCCTCCAGATCGAGTGCGGCGGCGCTGAGTTCAACAACATGTACAAGGACTGCAATGTCGACGTGCAGCCCGAGATCGACTTTGTCGCGCATGCCGCCTCGATGGGCGCCCATGCCGAGAAGATTGGGTCCATCGCCGAGCTCGAGGCACACATCGTCGCGGCGCGGGAACGGAACATTCCGAGCGTTCTGGTGATCGACACCGATGCGGTTCCCGGAACCGACGCAGGCGGCCATTGGTGGGACGTTGCCGTTCCGCAGGTCGGCGGGCCGGAGCGGCTCGAGCAGGCTCGCGCGCGTTACAACGAGAATGCTCACAATCAACGTGCGTTTGACTGA
- a CDS encoding sugar phosphate isomerase/epimerase family protein, whose translation MKLSICTDVMGDLSFTDMLDKCVKLGVEGIEMTGGGWSHGPHFRADELLADRGLLKTKLKEIEARGLEIAALNCSANPLDPGDMGKRHRKEMEDTIRLAGEIGVKTIVTMSGLPEAAPGDTVPNWLVYTKSWPNEMPERDRYQWEDRAFPLWHGLVKLADEVGVEKYALENFSALLVWNPETLFRLRNEVGPKVGMNLDPSHLMWMGADPIASARALGDAIHHCHGKDTRIERGLADVNGLLELKDVTDVANRSWNYVAVGAGHDLQWWKEFFSVVRMVGYNDWVSLEMEDFTMSTEAGIQSSIDALQATISR comes from the coding sequence ATGAAACTATCGATCTGCACCGACGTGATGGGCGACCTCTCCTTCACGGACATGCTCGACAAATGCGTCAAACTTGGTGTCGAGGGTATCGAGATGACCGGCGGCGGCTGGTCGCACGGGCCGCACTTCCGTGCCGACGAGCTGCTGGCCGACAGGGGCCTGCTCAAGACCAAGCTGAAGGAAATCGAAGCCCGCGGCCTGGAAATCGCCGCGCTGAATTGCTCGGCAAACCCGCTCGATCCGGGTGACATGGGCAAGCGCCACCGCAAGGAAATGGAAGACACCATCCGGCTCGCCGGCGAAATCGGCGTGAAGACGATCGTCACCATGTCCGGCCTGCCGGAAGCCGCCCCCGGCGACACGGTGCCGAACTGGCTGGTCTACACCAAGAGCTGGCCGAATGAGATGCCTGAGCGCGACCGATATCAGTGGGAAGATCGGGCCTTCCCGCTCTGGCACGGCCTGGTCAAGCTCGCCGATGAAGTCGGCGTCGAAAAATATGCGCTGGAAAACTTCTCGGCCTTGCTCGTATGGAACCCCGAGACCCTCTTCCGCCTGCGCAACGAAGTCGGTCCGAAAGTCGGCATGAACCTCGACCCGTCGCATCTGATGTGGATGGGCGCCGACCCGATCGCCTCCGCCCGTGCGCTGGGCGATGCCATCCATCATTGCCATGGCAAGGATACCCGCATCGAGCGGGGCCTCGCCGACGTCAACGGCTTGCTCGAGCTCAAGGACGTAACCGACGTCGCCAATCGCAGCTGGAACTATGTCGCCGTCGGCGCCGGCCATGACCTGCAATGGTGGAAGGAGTTCTTCTCCGTGGTGCGCATGGTCGGCTACAACGATTGGGTCAGCCTCGAGATGGAAGACTTCACCATGTCGACCGAGGCGGGCATCCAATCCTCCATCGATGCGCTGCAGGCAACAATCAGCCGCTGA